The nucleotide sequence CTTCGAGCTGGCCCTGTCGTACGCCAAGGGCATCGGCGGCACCCGCGCCGGCGTCATCAAGACCACCTTCACCGAGGAGACCGAGACCGACCTCTTCGGTGAGCAGGCGGTCCTGTGCGGCGGCACCTCGGCGCTGGTCAAGGCCGGGTTCGAGACCCTGGTCGAGGCCGGGTACCAGCCGGAGATCGCGTACTTCGAGTGCCTCCACGAGCTCAAGCTGATCGTGGACCTCATGTACGAGGGCGGCCTGGAGAAGATGCGCTGGTCGATCTCCGAGACCGCCGAGTGGGGCGACTACGTCTCCGGTCCGCGGATCATCAACGACTCCACCAAGGCCGAGATGAAGAAGCTCCTCGGTGAGATCCAGGACGGCACCTTCGCCAAGAACTGGATGGCGGAGTACAACGCCGGTCTGCCGAAGTACAACGAGCTGAAGAAGGCCGACGAGAACCACCTGCTGGAGACCACCGGCAAGGAGCTGCGCAAGCTCATGAGCTGGGTGGACGAGGAGGCGTAACCGCGCCTGGTGGCGCGGCGGCCGTGCCCCGGGTGCGGCGGGGGTCAGCGAACCCCCGCCGCACCCGGTTCGCGCTTTGTCCACCGCGCACCACCACGTGCGGGTGATCCTGCCGCAACGGCACATGACGTAGGCCCGACCGCCACTACACTCAACAACAGCAAGCGCGTCAGGCTCACAGCGTCGTGCGTCTTCCACGCGGCTGACCCCTTCACCGCCAGCGGCCGTCGGGACGGCCGTCCGCTGAGGACTAGTGAGGACTGAAGACCACGTGAGCACTGCTTCCACTGGTAAACCTGTCGTACTCATCGCCGAAGAGCTCTCTCCGGCGACGGTCGACGCCCTGGGCCCGGACTTCGAGATCCGGCACTGCAACGGGGCGGACCGAGCCGAGCTCCTTCCCGCCATCGCCGGTGTGGACGCGATCCTCGTCCGCAGCGCGACCAAGGTCGACGCCGAGGCCATCGCCGTGGCGAAGAAGCTGAAGGTGGTCGCTCGCGCGGGCGTCGGCCTGGACAATGTGGACGTCTCGGCCGCCACCAAGGCCGGCGTCATGGTCGTCAACGCGCCGACGTCCAACATCGTCACCGCCGCCGAGCTCGCCTGCGGTCTGCTGGTGGCCACGGCCCGGAACATCCCGCAGGCCAGTGCCGCGCTGAAGAACGGCGAGTGGAAGCGCAGCAAGTACACCGGTGTGGAGCTGAGCGAGAAGACCCTCGGCGTCGTCGGCCTCGGCCGCATCGGCGTCCTGGTGGCCCAGCGGATGTCCGCCTTCGGCATGAAGGTCGTCGCCTACGACCCGTATGTGCAGCCCGCGCGGGCCGCGCAGATGGGCGTGAAGCTGCTCTCGCTGGACGAGCTGCTCGAGGTCTCCGACTTCATCTCCGTCCACCTCCCCAAGACCCCCGAGACGGTCGGCCTGATCGGCGACGAGGCGCTGCACAAGGTCAAGCCGGAGCTCCGGATCGTCAACGCCGCGCGCGGCGGGATCGTGGACGAGGTCGCGCTGGCCGCCGCCCTCAAGGAGGGCCGGGTGGCCGGGGCCGGGCTGGACGTCTTCTCCCAGGAGCCGTGCACCGAGTCCCCGCTGTTCGAGTTCGACAATGTGGTGGTCACCCCGCATCTGGGCGCCTCCACCGGTGAGGCCCAGGAGAAGGCGGGCATCGCGGTCGCCCGCTCGGTGCGGCTGGCGCTGGCCGGCGAGCTGGTCCCGGACGCGGTGAACGTCCAGGGTGGCGTCATCGCCGAGGACGTGCGCCCCGGGCTGCCGCTGGCCGAGAAGCTGGGGCGGATCTTCACCGCGCTCGCGGGCGAGGTCGCGGTCCGCCTCGATGTCGAGGTGTACGGCGAGATCACCCAGCACGACGTCAAGGTGCTGGAGCTGTCGGCGCTCAAGGGTGTCTTCGAGGACATCGTCGACGAGACCGTGTCGTATGTGAACGCACCGCTGTTCGCGCAGGAGCGCGGTGTCGAGGTGCGGCTGACCACCAGCTCGGAGTCGAGCGAGCACCGCAATGTGGTGACCGTGCGCGGCACCCTGTCGGGCGGCGAGGAGGTCTCGATCTCCGGCACGCTGGCCGGTCACAAGCACCAGCAGAAGATCGTCGCGGTCGGGGAGTACGACGTGGATCTGGCGCTCGCCGACCACATGGCCTTCCTCCGCTACACCGACCGCCCGGGTGTGGTCGGCACGCTCGGCCGCATCCTCGGCGAGGCGGGTATCAACATCGCCGGGATGCAGGTCTCGCGGGCTGCGGCGGGCGGTGCCGCGCTGGTGGCGCTCACGGTGGACGACACCATTCCGCAGCCCGTGCTCACCGAGATCGCCGAGGAGATCGGCGCCTCCTCGGCCCGCTCGGTCAATCTGGTCTGAGCCGCGTAGGCAGTCACCCATCTGGGCCCGGTCCCCGCTTCGGCGGGGGCCGGGCCCAGATTCGTTGTGCGTCCCTGGCGGCAGGGCGTGTCGGAGGGGTTCCAGATCTTTTTCATCATGTGTTGAATAACGCGGGTCGGCTCGCTACGCTCATCGCTATGTGGAGAAAATTTCTCCACATAGCTTTCGTATGCGCTGTCAGGAGAGCCCCGTGTCCGCAGACACCGACGCCGACGCCCTTGCCGACGCCCCGCCCATGCGCGCCGACGCGCGGCGCAACCGGGAGCAGATCCTGCGCGCCGCCCGCGAGGTCTTCGCCGATCAGGGGCCCGATGCCCCGCTGGATGAGATAGCCCGGCGTGCCGGGGTCGGCATCGCGACCCTCTACCGACGCTTTCCGCACCGCGACGATCTGCACCGAGGGGTCGCCATCGAGGTGCTGACCGCACTGGTCGAGGCCGGGAGCCGGGCCGCCGCCGAGGAGGACGACGCCCAGCTCGCGCTGCGCCGCTTTATGCACGCCGCTCTCGATCTCAAGATCGGCTCGGTGATGCCCGCGCTGCTGGGCCGTTTCACCGCCGCCGAGATCCTCGACGGCGTCCCCGGCGATGTCGTCGACCCGATCGACGCGCTGCTGCTGCGTGCCCAGGCCCAGGGGCTGATCCGGCTCGATGTCGTCTTCGGCGACATCACGATGATGATCATGCGGCTGTCGCGGCCGCTGCCCGGCGGTGGCCGGTTCGCCGACGATGACGCCCTGGCCCATCGCCAACTGGATGTCTATATCGACGGGTTGCGCCCCACCGGCTCCCCGCGGCCCACCGCCCCGCTCGGCGGCCCGGCCGTCGACGCCGCGGCGTTCAAACGCCTCCGGCAGCGAGTGATCGACGACGCCTGCGCCGCCCGCGACGCCCGCGCCGCCCGCTCCGAAGCCCGCGCCGACGACTCCGCCCAGTCCGACGCCGACTGATCTCCCGCTCCGCTCGCCTTCCGCAAGACCAGAAAGGCATGGTCATGTCCCAGCCCTCAAAGACGCCGCCCGAGGCGAACCCCCGGCGCTGGCTCGCACTCGTCTTCATCGGCCTGGCCCAGCTGATGATCGTCCTCGACATCACCATCGTGAACATCGCCCTGCCGTCGGCCCAGAAGGACCTCGGCATTTCCGACGGCGATCGGCAGTGGGTCATCACCGCCTACACCCTGGCGTTCGGCAGTCTGCTGCTGCTCGGCGGCCGGATCGCGGACTACACCGGCCGTAAGCGCACCTTCCTCATCGGCCTGCTGGGGTTCGCCGGTGCCTCCGCGCTCGGCGGCGCCGCCTCCGGGTTCGAGATGCTGCTCTCGGCCCGCGCCCTGCAGGGCGCGTTCGCCGCACTGCTCGCCCCCTCGGCGCTGTCGCTGCTCGCGGTGAACTTCACCGAGCCCCGTGAGCGCGCCAAGGCGTTCGGCATCTTCGGCGCGATCGCCGCGGGCGGCGGTGCGATCGGCCTGGTCGTCGGCGGACTGCTGACCGAGTACCTCGACTGGCGCTGGTGCCTGTACGTCAATGTGCCGATCGCCGTCGTCGCCGCCGTGGGCTGGTCCGTACTGCCCACCGACACCCGCGCCGGGGGCCGGGCCCGCTTCGACATCCCCGGTGTGCTGCTGGCGGTGTGCGGGCTGGTGGCCGTGGTCTACGGATGCAGCGAGGCCGAGTCCAAGGGCTGGGACTCCCGGCTGGTGACCGGGCTGCCCATCCTCGGCGCGGTGCTGCTCCTCGCCTTCGTCCTGGTGGAGCGGAGCGTGGCGCGGCCACTGCTGCCGCCGCGCGTGGTGGCGGACCGCACCCGTGGCAGCGCCTATCTGGCGGTCGGCCTCTCGGTGATCGGCATGTTCGCGATGTTCCTCTTCCTCACGTACTACATGCAGCTCGTCAAGGGGTACTCGGCGCTGCTCACCGGTGTGGCGTTCCTGCCGATGACCGGGG is from Streptomyces hygroscopicus and encodes:
- a CDS encoding ketol-acid reductoisomerase, yielding MAELFYDDDADLSIIQGRKVAILGYGSQGHAHALSLRDSGVDVRVGLHEGSKSKAKAEEQGLRVVTPAEASAEADVIMILVPDPIQAKVYEESVKDNLKDGDALFFGHGLNIRFDFIKPPANVDVCMVAPKGPGHLVRRQYEEGRGVPCIAAVEQDATGNGFELALSYAKGIGGTRAGVIKTTFTEETETDLFGEQAVLCGGTSALVKAGFETLVEAGYQPEIAYFECLHELKLIVDLMYEGGLEKMRWSISETAEWGDYVSGPRIINDSTKAEMKKLLGEIQDGTFAKNWMAEYNAGLPKYNELKKADENHLLETTGKELRKLMSWVDEEA
- a CDS encoding 3-phosphoglycerate dehydrogenase, which translates into the protein MSTASTGKPVVLIAEELSPATVDALGPDFEIRHCNGADRAELLPAIAGVDAILVRSATKVDAEAIAVAKKLKVVARAGVGLDNVDVSAATKAGVMVVNAPTSNIVTAAELACGLLVATARNIPQASAALKNGEWKRSKYTGVELSEKTLGVVGLGRIGVLVAQRMSAFGMKVVAYDPYVQPARAAQMGVKLLSLDELLEVSDFISVHLPKTPETVGLIGDEALHKVKPELRIVNAARGGIVDEVALAAALKEGRVAGAGLDVFSQEPCTESPLFEFDNVVVTPHLGASTGEAQEKAGIAVARSVRLALAGELVPDAVNVQGGVIAEDVRPGLPLAEKLGRIFTALAGEVAVRLDVEVYGEITQHDVKVLELSALKGVFEDIVDETVSYVNAPLFAQERGVEVRLTTSSESSEHRNVVTVRGTLSGGEEVSISGTLAGHKHQQKIVAVGEYDVDLALADHMAFLRYTDRPGVVGTLGRILGEAGINIAGMQVSRAAAGGAALVALTVDDTIPQPVLTEIAEEIGASSARSVNLV
- a CDS encoding TetR family transcriptional regulator — its product is MSADTDADALADAPPMRADARRNREQILRAAREVFADQGPDAPLDEIARRAGVGIATLYRRFPHRDDLHRGVAIEVLTALVEAGSRAAAEEDDAQLALRRFMHAALDLKIGSVMPALLGRFTAAEILDGVPGDVVDPIDALLLRAQAQGLIRLDVVFGDITMMIMRLSRPLPGGGRFADDDALAHRQLDVYIDGLRPTGSPRPTAPLGGPAVDAAAFKRLRQRVIDDACAARDARAARSEARADDSAQSDAD
- a CDS encoding EmrB/QacA subfamily drug resistance transporter, which translates into the protein MSQPSKTPPEANPRRWLALVFIGLAQLMIVLDITIVNIALPSAQKDLGISDGDRQWVITAYTLAFGSLLLLGGRIADYTGRKRTFLIGLLGFAGASALGGAASGFEMLLSARALQGAFAALLAPSALSLLAVNFTEPRERAKAFGIFGAIAAGGGAIGLVVGGLLTEYLDWRWCLYVNVPIAVVAAVGWSVLPTDTRAGGRARFDIPGVLLAVCGLVAVVYGCSEAESKGWDSRLVTGLPILGAVLLLAFVLVERSVARPLLPPRVVADRTRGSAYLAVGLSVIGMFAMFLFLTYYMQLVKGYSALLTGVAFLPMTGAVLVGAGGVASRLIPKVPPRLLVAPGLLIAATGVALLVPLDVDSSYAAGVLPAELLVGFGMGLVMAPSMNYATHGVGEGDAGVASATVNTAQQIGGSIGTAMLNTIATSVTSDYMASHAGRMTPRTAKAGLVEGFSHAFVVSSSILVGAAVVIALLMNTPRPVREPGAEGATPLPAHMG